The following are from one region of the Leptospira terpstrae serovar Hualin str. LT 11-33 = ATCC 700639 genome:
- a CDS encoding MATE family efflux transporter has product MTSASLWEDLKKALAGSEEDYTEVSIRKAVFLLSVPMVLELVLESVFAVVDIYFVGALGASAIATVGLTETYLFLLYSVAMGLSFSVTAIVARRIGEKEKDKAGVAAIQSIWIAIIASIPFAIAGIFFSKELLMLMGGDEWVLTEGYHYMQWMLGGNIVIVLLFLINAVFRGAGDAAISMRVLWISNGLNIVLDPIFIFGWGPIPAYGITGAAIATNLGRGIGVMFQLWLLFQGGKHIKILSSHLKIEWETILGILKTSLGGIGQMIVAMTSWIFIMRILSEFGSQTVAGATIAIRTMMFTLMPSWGMSNAVATLVGQNLGAGKPERAEQSVWFTGFCNMGYLIIVSIVYYFWSDSLISIFTEDAEVIKIGGEWLQIVSYSYFIYAWWMAAGQAFNGAGDTITPTKINVVFFWLIQIPLAYVLGKHLAYGPTGVFWAIMISESSVGIFTLWLFTKGNWKQTKV; this is encoded by the coding sequence ATGACAAGTGCTAGTTTATGGGAAGATTTAAAGAAAGCTCTAGCTGGTTCCGAAGAAGATTACACCGAAGTTAGCATTCGAAAAGCAGTGTTTCTGCTCTCTGTTCCAATGGTTTTGGAGCTAGTATTAGAGTCTGTATTTGCAGTTGTGGATATTTACTTCGTCGGTGCCTTAGGTGCTTCTGCCATTGCAACTGTGGGACTTACCGAAACTTATTTATTTCTTTTGTATTCTGTAGCGATGGGTCTATCTTTTTCTGTCACAGCTATTGTTGCCAGAAGGATTGGAGAAAAAGAAAAAGATAAAGCTGGTGTTGCTGCAATTCAGTCCATTTGGATCGCAATCATTGCGTCCATTCCTTTCGCTATCGCTGGAATATTTTTTTCAAAAGAACTCCTGATGCTTATGGGGGGAGATGAGTGGGTATTAACAGAAGGTTACCACTATATGCAATGGATGTTAGGTGGAAATATTGTGATCGTTCTGCTATTTCTTATCAATGCAGTTTTTCGAGGTGCAGGTGATGCCGCAATTTCCATGAGAGTTTTGTGGATTTCCAACGGATTAAATATTGTTTTAGATCCCATTTTTATATTTGGATGGGGACCAATTCCTGCTTATGGAATTACTGGTGCAGCCATTGCAACAAACCTAGGCCGAGGAATAGGAGTGATGTTTCAGTTATGGTTGTTATTTCAAGGTGGCAAACACATTAAAATCCTAAGTTCACATCTGAAAATAGAATGGGAAACCATACTCGGGATTTTAAAAACTTCACTTGGTGGAATTGGGCAGATGATCGTTGCTATGACCTCTTGGATTTTTATTATGAGGATTCTTTCCGAATTTGGAAGCCAAACAGTGGCAGGTGCTACTATTGCAATAAGAACAATGATGTTTACCTTGATGCCTTCCTGGGGGATGTCCAATGCAGTAGCGACCTTAGTAGGCCAAAATTTAGGAGCCGGGAAACCCGAACGAGCAGAACAATCCGTATGGTTTACTGGCTTCTGTAACATGGGATATTTGATAATTGTTTCCATAGTTTATTACTTTTGGAGCGACAGTTTAATTTCAATTTTTACTGAGGATGCAGAAGTGATAAAAATAGGTGGAGAATGGTTACAAATTGTATCCTATTCCTATTTCATTTATGCCTGGTGGATGGCCGCAGGACAGGCGTTTAATGGTGCAGGTGATACCATTACACCTACGAAAATCAATGTAGTATTCTTTTGGTTAATCCAGATCCCACTTGCCTATGTTTTAGGAAAACATTTAGCTTATGGACCAACAGGTGTGTTTTGGGCTATCATGATTTCTGAATCGTCGGTTGGAATCTTTACTCTATGGTTATTCACGAAAGGTAATTGGAAACAAACGAAAGTATAG
- a CDS encoding M24 family metallopeptidase: MPITKERGLLSKLSSKFSKFNSESIKIPSLEEKSGFLKAQRLAYDCVTTIEKEMKPGWTEKQTAKRMDEYLRDHGVKVFLHRPFAWFGEHARFDGYKRFTQFHPGKKKLTEEESFILDVSPVVEGYIGDIGYSSSLIKNSELDKGMDYLIQLREEIPKYFSSSMTSSEIWWKIDSDAKELGYDNVHALYPFAVLGHRVYKVNLPNISFPLLPISFASWFSLQGSYEFLSHKVLPELLTPDHEGNKVGLWAIEPHLGRGKTGFKFEEILVVEENKAYWLDDDVPHVKKYKTTKEFI, encoded by the coding sequence ATGCCCATAACAAAAGAAAGAGGATTGTTATCTAAATTATCCTCAAAGTTTTCAAAATTCAATTCCGAATCGATCAAAATTCCATCGTTAGAAGAGAAATCCGGTTTTTTAAAAGCTCAAAGATTGGCATATGATTGTGTAACAACAATTGAAAAGGAAATGAAACCTGGGTGGACTGAAAAACAAACAGCCAAACGTATGGATGAGTACTTACGTGATCATGGCGTGAAAGTTTTTTTACATAGACCCTTTGCTTGGTTTGGTGAACATGCAAGGTTTGATGGATACAAACGATTTACTCAATTCCATCCTGGTAAAAAGAAATTAACGGAAGAAGAATCATTTATACTGGATGTATCTCCTGTTGTAGAAGGTTATATTGGTGATATAGGTTATTCATCTTCTTTAATTAAAAATTCTGAGCTCGATAAAGGAATGGATTACCTAATACAACTTCGCGAAGAAATTCCAAAATACTTTAGCTCTTCCATGACTTCTTCAGAGATTTGGTGGAAAATTGATTCAGATGCAAAAGAATTAGGTTACGATAATGTCCATGCATTGTATCCATTTGCAGTGCTTGGGCATAGAGTGTATAAGGTAAACCTTCCGAACATTTCTTTTCCTTTGTTACCGATAAGCTTTGCTAGTTGGTTCAGCTTACAAGGGTCATATGAATTTTTATCCCATAAAGTTTTGCCAGAACTTTTAACACCAGATCACGAAGGAAATAAAGTTGGATTATGGGCGATCGAACCACATTTAGGTAGAGGAAAAACTGGATTTAAGTTCGAAGAAATATTGGTTGTGGAAGAAAACAAAGCCTACTGGTTAGACGACGATGTCCCTCATGTAAAAAAATACAAAACCACGAAGGAATTTATATGA
- a CDS encoding helix-turn-helix transcriptional regulator: MFATNSMQTDFHSHYAATLAISLEKNITIETDLGKEDYRVALVGPNTYHRTISPGIEMVALLIDPETYEFGSIAESISSGEVKRLDIQNFLPLIETLWSLYYGNLSDHEATELQLNLLRTVYPFDTLKTSVDPRIQKIAKRIRMEVPNSIRMKEIGKNFSISEDRLIRLFKENLGIPLRRYLLWVRILRAVKELKAGKNLTDAAHAAGFSDSAHFSRTFKENFGFIPSLFFGHLKTAEVRFCEPD, encoded by the coding sequence ATGTTTGCAACCAATAGTATGCAAACCGACTTTCACTCTCATTATGCTGCAACACTTGCTATTTCCTTAGAAAAAAATATTACCATTGAAACTGATTTAGGCAAGGAAGATTACAGGGTTGCATTAGTTGGTCCAAATACTTACCATCGAACTATTTCTCCAGGTATAGAAATGGTAGCTTTACTCATTGATCCAGAAACCTATGAGTTTGGTTCTATAGCTGAATCAATTTCTTCTGGTGAAGTGAAAAGATTAGATATTCAAAATTTTTTACCTTTAATCGAAACTCTTTGGTCTTTATATTATGGAAATTTAAGTGATCACGAAGCCACTGAATTACAATTAAATTTACTTCGTACTGTTTATCCATTTGATACATTAAAAACTTCCGTAGACCCAAGAATTCAAAAGATAGCAAAAAGAATCCGGATGGAAGTTCCGAATAGCATTCGCATGAAAGAAATTGGAAAAAATTTTTCTATTTCAGAAGATCGTTTAATTCGCCTATTTAAAGAAAATCTTGGAATTCCCCTGCGAAGGTATTTGTTATGGGTTCGAATTTTACGTGCAGTGAAAGAATTGAAAGCTGGCAAGAATCTTACGGATGCAGCCCATGCTGCGGGTTTTTCTGATTCTGCCCATTTTTCCAGAACCTTTAAAGAAAACTTTGGATTTATACCTTCTTTATTTTTTGGCCATCTCAAAACAGCGGAAGTCCGGTTCTGCGAACCTGATTAA
- a CDS encoding ArsR/SmtB family transcription factor has translation MVKLLESEEALNATFQALADPTRRQILMQLVSGEATVLQLAEPFQMSLPGISKHLKVLEKAGLIEKGKAAQFRPCRLKVEALQEANQWLEQYKKLWEERLDRLDAYLTELQKGKN, from the coding sequence ATGGTTAAATTACTGGAATCCGAGGAAGCTCTAAATGCCACTTTCCAGGCATTGGCAGATCCAACACGCCGGCAGATATTAATGCAACTTGTTTCTGGCGAGGCGACTGTCCTTCAATTGGCGGAACCCTTCCAAATGAGCCTTCCGGGAATTTCCAAACACCTAAAGGTTTTGGAAAAGGCTGGACTCATTGAAAAAGGCAAGGCTGCCCAATTTAGACCATGCCGTCTGAAAGTAGAAGCGCTCCAAGAAGCCAACCAATGGTTGGAGCAATACAAAAAACTATGGGAAGAACGATTAGATCGTTTGGATGCGTATCTAACAGAACTACAAAAAGGAAAAAATTAA
- a CDS encoding SMP-30/gluconolactonase/LRE family protein — MKTKKYQYIVLFSLMSIGCNTGNIKIGNAYKLGNVPVSIQDVSKPDPFLSNLKVNIQELPGHDDLIFDNKNQIAFASGMDGWIWKLDLNSNSATAWVKPPVNPAGLQFANKKNESILVCASRLGGVTYEETQRVGLYEVNIKSKSVVPLVLTLPKIEISDFEIVYSESKRPTFELKNLNETNSRVFSLCNDLAVSNDGNRIYISEPFERSDAAMGSGAVPEAIGLYPHGKLWMFDRQKNTISLVMSGFTFVDGIIIADHSKSKEESVIITETTKFRIIKANINGKKEGTFEVLFENLPGLADGLERDSKGRIWVGIIKPRSGLVNIIHNNPWLKPFLLSLPQRILPIAKKTGIMVLDSSGKKALYYSMHDGSKIKDISVAVPNLDSVYFPSFDTSSRGLYSIPAANFELGE; from the coding sequence ATGAAAACGAAAAAATATCAATATATAGTCTTATTCTCTTTAATGTCCATTGGATGTAATACTGGTAATATCAAAATTGGAAACGCCTACAAGTTGGGTAATGTACCTGTCTCTATTCAGGACGTAAGCAAACCAGATCCATTTTTAAGTAACCTTAAGGTCAACATACAAGAGTTACCTGGTCACGATGACCTCATTTTTGACAATAAAAACCAAATCGCATTTGCCTCTGGCATGGATGGTTGGATTTGGAAATTAGATTTGAATTCAAATTCGGCTACTGCTTGGGTTAAACCACCTGTGAATCCTGCTGGTTTACAATTTGCAAACAAAAAGAACGAATCCATTTTAGTTTGCGCATCGCGACTTGGCGGTGTAACTTACGAAGAAACACAACGAGTTGGTTTGTATGAAGTAAACATAAAATCAAAATCGGTTGTACCTCTTGTACTAACATTACCAAAAATAGAAATCTCCGATTTTGAAATTGTATATTCAGAATCCAAACGACCAACATTTGAATTAAAAAACTTAAACGAAACAAACTCAAGAGTCTTTTCCTTATGCAATGATCTCGCTGTTTCCAACGATGGTAACAGAATCTATATCTCTGAACCGTTTGAAAGGTCTGATGCTGCTATGGGAAGTGGTGCGGTGCCAGAAGCAATCGGACTCTATCCTCATGGTAAACTTTGGATGTTTGACAGACAAAAAAATACGATTTCATTAGTCATGAGTGGATTTACTTTTGTCGATGGAATCATCATTGCAGATCATTCAAAATCAAAAGAAGAATCTGTCATTATTACTGAGACAACAAAATTTAGAATTATCAAAGCAAACATCAATGGAAAAAAAGAAGGTACTTTTGAAGTTTTATTTGAAAACCTTCCTGGTCTAGCGGACGGTTTGGAGAGAGATTCAAAAGGTAGAATTTGGGTTGGTATCATCAAACCTCGCTCTGGTCTTGTGAACATTATCCATAACAACCCATGGCTCAAACCATTTCTTTTATCACTCCCACAACGAATCCTACCGATTGCAAAAAAAACAGGAATCATGGTTCTTGATTCTTCCGGTAAAAAAGCACTCTACTACTCTATGCATGATGGATCAAAAATTAAAGACATCTCCGTTGCAGTTCCAAACTTAGATTCGGTGTATTTTCCTTCATTCGATACTTCATCTAGAGGATTATATTCGATTCCGGCAGCTAATTTTGAGTTAGGTGAATAA
- a CDS encoding iron chaperone, which yields MNSKIPKSIDEYIKNFPNEVQQILQTIRSTIQKEVPEATETISYAMPTFVLNGTLVHFAAYAKHIGFYALPSGNIAFQKEISKYKFGKGSIQFPLNEPIPYGLIKKIVKFRVNENLEKTKKRIQKKKSKPNHE from the coding sequence ATGAACTCAAAGATTCCTAAATCAATTGATGAATATATAAAGAACTTCCCAAACGAAGTACAACAAATCCTTCAAACGATTCGAAGTACTATTCAAAAGGAAGTGCCAGAAGCAACGGAAACAATTAGTTATGCAATGCCAACATTTGTTTTAAATGGAACCTTGGTACATTTTGCGGCATATGCAAAACATATCGGATTTTATGCACTTCCTTCAGGAAACATAGCCTTCCAGAAAGAAATATCAAAATATAAATTTGGGAAAGGATCCATTCAATTTCCGTTGAATGAACCGATTCCCTATGGTTTGATTAAAAAAATCGTAAAGTTTCGAGTTAACGAAAACTTAGAAAAAACTAAGAAAAGAATTCAAAAAAAAAAATCTAAACCAAATCATGAATGA
- a CDS encoding (2Fe-2S) ferredoxin domain-containing protein → MFYEKHIFVCENQRAPGERVSCGNQGSIELLKLLKLKAAKAGIQYKFRVQKSGCLDRCELGPIQVSYPEGKWFSMKTEADVETILEFYLKTNQPEKYKHLIVANDDTAE, encoded by the coding sequence ATGTTTTACGAAAAACATATTTTTGTTTGTGAAAACCAAAGAGCACCCGGCGAACGGGTGTCTTGTGGAAACCAAGGTTCTATCGAATTATTAAAACTTCTAAAACTAAAAGCAGCCAAAGCTGGAATCCAATACAAATTTCGAGTGCAAAAGTCTGGTTGTTTGGATCGGTGTGAACTCGGTCCCATCCAAGTGTCATACCCCGAAGGCAAATGGTTTTCTATGAAAACGGAAGCCGACGTAGAGACCATTTTGGAATTTTATTTAAAGACAAACCAACCAGAAAAATATAAGCACCTAATTGTTGCTAATGATGATACTGCTGAATAG
- a CDS encoding SRPBCC family protein, with protein MFKADPIVTLEENIVRIERLFDAPIQLVWEVWTNPVHIEKWWGPKGFTNPTVNFDFKVGGSYRIVMRSPEGVDYPIIGKFLEITPFQSFVISDLVDEHPDEWVKEVQKMAGITGDREILNSKLRVLFEENEGKTKVVLITEFANNQIRDGFANSGMKEGWSESFEKLEANALPNPNQISLEKKLKHSQELVFNAFANPLTIDTWWGPSGFKTTTKTMDFKVGGKWVFTMVGPDGKVWPNTIQYKEIRKFDYLEYLHGSGEENKNDDFLVNVYLIALDKNQTLVKMQMTFPDTNVRNAVIAFGAIESGHQTLSRLNQYLEK; from the coding sequence ATGTTTAAAGCTGATCCAATTGTCACACTAGAAGAAAATATCGTTCGCATTGAACGACTGTTTGATGCTCCTATCCAACTTGTTTGGGAAGTATGGACCAATCCCGTTCATATTGAAAAATGGTGGGGACCGAAAGGGTTTACAAATCCAACAGTAAACTTTGATTTTAAAGTAGGTGGATCATATCGAATCGTGATGCGATCACCTGAAGGTGTCGATTATCCAATCATTGGAAAATTTTTAGAAATCACACCTTTTCAAAGTTTTGTGATCAGTGATTTAGTTGATGAACATCCAGATGAATGGGTAAAAGAAGTTCAAAAGATGGCGGGTATTACTGGAGACCGAGAAATTTTAAATTCAAAATTAAGAGTATTATTCGAAGAGAATGAAGGAAAAACAAAGGTGGTTCTCATTACTGAATTTGCAAACAACCAAATCAGAGATGGATTTGCTAATTCTGGTATGAAAGAAGGTTGGTCAGAAAGTTTCGAAAAATTAGAAGCTAACGCATTACCTAACCCAAACCAAATCAGCTTAGAAAAAAAGTTAAAACACTCGCAAGAATTGGTATTTAATGCATTTGCAAACCCGCTGACGATAGATACTTGGTGGGGTCCGAGCGGATTTAAAACTACAACAAAAACTATGGATTTTAAAGTAGGTGGGAAATGGGTCTTTACAATGGTTGGTCCAGATGGAAAGGTATGGCCAAACACTATTCAATATAAGGAAATTAGAAAATTCGACTACTTAGAATACTTACATGGTTCTGGCGAAGAAAATAAAAATGATGATTTTTTAGTTAACGTATATCTAATTGCACTCGATAAGAACCAAACATTAGTAAAGATGCAAATGACTTTTCCTGATACAAACGTTCGAAATGCGGTGATAGCATTTGGAGCTATTGAAAGCGGACATCAAACACTTTCGAGACTCAACCAATATCTGGAGAAATAA